A window of the Dictyostelium discoideum AX4 chromosome 4 chromosome, whole genome shotgun sequence genome harbors these coding sequences:
- a CDS encoding 14-3-3 family protein (Similar to VWFA~Similar to ADP-ribose~Similar to VIT), with protein MVVNKNSVLNNLTFYLDCGNSGLKSKKVLQSYVESHGGNVSMILNQKINYYIFSGDFNDLIKVDEKNNNNNSYQDEEEKKNINLETLSSNIKKAIKLNIPIVSKRYLEDSISNGNLLSPNEYSLVSLYNIKEYHYKSLDFSNLLEDPSSSSSSSTNGEQQQQQYERIKYNNKVENDKFPTESKYHVVKHNVLISPKAESFICLELHVAGKILELIKTGNSDNSGGSGDQTQSYYRVFLNYGSLDANKINDSVKEWIPFTNLENSLDQYNEIFKDHLINKKYSKFQLGSTLIGSNKLQELCYNKLFDDTTITTTNNIDDSNNINNEIPKPIHELIKILYDEAISTLGNKFGNGSKLHLSPEGSIKTSMGDITLMQVDKAELSLFQLSTVLRGNGGKIDSKESTDLIDEIFRSLPQLKPPGGKFNNSYELLNDIQESVQLMKDILSVGESLSGVSKTLTSASSGEMAKYRALRCQINQLDKSSKDFKRITDQIKGGTKIEGLTQPQQSIKKSNGNDNNNNNENCIDNNNNNNNLIKIKNIFKIIRKEEDNYNFEVGNLKTLYHGSNPSNILGILSRGLLTPNVSTSIGAGRRDIGYLGSGIYFGVKPSTSIQYCKASTKTLSKYMFICSVALGQIKKYTTHQTQLSKPPKGFDSVQGVGSSSSSSSSSSSSNNTVKQSDFIDDEIVIYDSKQQKIQYLIEFDDLNSLTIPPILKSSLSSNNDKLLEISKESVKPTIESEKVPNSLPQKSLIDDSNDDDDNQEIGLISKNGGGDNAIPLKSVHVKGKILDLIGEVTIYQHYQNNSKNMIEAKYVFPLDEMGAVCGFEAYVNGKHIIGECKEKEKAQREYREAVAAGHGAYLMDEDKPDVFTVSVGNLPPNCDVLIKIVYVTELSIDGLDISFVLPRSITPKQRLQSSSSNTQSVTSTVQVTELAQKQSDLSISVGIEMPYNIVKLISPTHDVRIKRTHTKATIELNNQDNQYLDKNFQLLIGLEEPYSPRMWVEVDEKGHHASMLAFYPKLDIDNTMKDSHTMVTLLIDLSSSMAGDAFEDLLRAVRITISNLRGMQKVLFDVVCFGDTFDWLFGIGVPPTESNLQIAWSHINHLKTSYGGTLLHQPLQSLYLLAEKAKPTNPHNILLFTDGNVANEELVQMLVKKASPYCRMFAFGIGEHCSRHFVKSICRLGGGYPEFIQTNKRPNPKKIIDQLQRLTQPAMSNISVKFDSSDTNSIVQSPATITSIFKKERQVMYAFSGICTRATLICQAPGGGLITNVVHTPEIGFIKGNLIHRLAARSMIREYQDGTYSQNKHEHDLIKLKKKNDVIDLSIKYSIVTPFTSFVAVEKREKHETFSKLPPIQSIISQTIVDSLPYIAWEDKSQGIDQDPNDPILLNKRDQLSKLIEQYHSNSKFSDTINVFHQISDTFGEFSMKELNLLSDTINNLISKRVDKLSINDDSTTTTTTTPTTPSKLLREKKKLKEDIIYQGKGLLRLLESSTNHSNNEEAIISLMNNQCTVYKSLLNCDDNKYSKKQWCEKFESTLKSALQRSENSLSPTNPILLQLSLLSANYYKENGDFEKSIQISKNTFDKAISELDTLSEDSYKDTTLLLQLIRDSTTECLQFIEDEQEINEFNLDQRHQHQPENNVDNEPKDEPQIESTISSKQWSITPKKLGIKKATTTYKPIVVNQIVSNNNNTDIDYEGGVSENQSESGSDSESDSFSNEVSLRGISFDKYRCVTRSRSPSPEGNIRSNNSSRGEVSLRGISIDKYRCVTRSRSPSPEGNIRSNNSSRGRGGSSRGGSIGSSRGGRGGNIGTAFGRGAPPPPQPPPPPSTSLGRGAPPPSLFFQASQPYSPTSPFYIPTSPSYSPTSPSYSPTSPSYSPTSPSYSPTSPSYSTSPLYASTSQSYSPVSPSYTPTSLLYAPTIPSYSPVSPSYAPTKPSKLPVLTSYSPSSPSFSKSKAKEESTLSEINLPSKPMVAGYSRMSTVSFSSTPTPTPTPTPPPLPNAPRPSVSTNVFSPAPPAPQVFGGMMRRSSAHIGYSPEKENLQEERNISKKSDGMPRFKRTTLPPQPSSSGPPPPPPPSSSTSKNNSIEANSLKSDEGSLLNSIKRGYSLKAVPEKLKEEAKTIDNLSAQLINSLSRRRVAIDCIENDEDDDDDDAWSDEPVKKGGSGGGGSGSSYSFGGVPNAITSLVTASSTPASYLAAKSQPKDEEEEWGDEDMGFDLFGDYPTSSTTTTKAAATTTVSKPTSLPKKKESYDEDEDMGFGLFGDEEDYQLQRVLSQSLYESKQIQPQQPKSGPQKEQEESDGEGDCGFGLFGEYDDYCPPPPKSQPQPQLQSQKQQERKEKEQEESDEEEYCGFGLFDDNEDYVSPPPKYLSSSSSSSSSLSLSKDGSRSKLSKSKNEDIFNSSSSIIGKSWALETEKEEKEKKKKSKKEDKSNDIMKQKQQQLFEKEIVTLYSDLLMIVNSPTSYETVKKVSLALGVSRSSLIKFDSTLGGQLSDNFRFFILELIKIFVKLLKPSTTVSFEVIISKCNSTTGGSVLKSFGIKDDVITGIVKLSKKSHLFK; from the exons atggttgtaaataaaaactcTGTGTTAAATAATCTTACATTTTATTTGGATTGTGGAAATAGTGgcttaaaatcaaaaaaggtTTTACAATCATATGTAGAATCACATGGTGGTAATGTctcaatgattttaaatcaaaaa attaactattatatttttagtggtgattttaatgatttaataaaagttgatgaaaagaataataataataatagttatcaagatgaagaagaaaaaaagaatataaatttagaaaCTTTATCatccaatattaaaaaggcaattaaattgaatattCCAATTGTgtcaaaaagatatttagaagattcaatttcaaatggtaatttattatcaccaaatgAATATTCATTAGTttcattatataatattaaagaatatcattataaatcattggatttttcaaatttattagaagatccatcatcatcatcatcatcatcaactaatggtgagcagcaacaacagcaatatgaaagaattaaatataataataaagttgaaAACGATAAATTTCCAACAGAATCTAAATATCATGTTGTTAAACATAATGTTTTAATATCACCAAAAGCTGaaagttttatttgtttggaATTACATGTTGCAGgtaaaattttagaattaattaaaactggtaatagtgataatagtggtggtagtggtgacCAAACACAATCATATTATAgagtatttttaaattatggTAGTTTAGAtgcaaataaaataaatgattcaGTTAAAGAATGGATACCATTTACAAATTTGGAGAATTCATTGGACCAATATAATGAGATATTTAAagatcatttaataaataaaaaatattcaaaatttcaATTAGGTTCAACATTAATTGGttctaataaattacaagaattatgttataataaattatttgatgatacAACAATaaccaccaccaataatattgatgatagtaataacattaataatgaaattccAAAACCAATtcatgaattaattaaaatattatatgatGAAGCTATATCAACATTGGGTAATAAGTTTGGTAATGGTAGTAAACTTCACCTTTCACCTGAAggttcaattaaaacatCAATGGGTGACATTACATTAATGCAAGTTGATAAAGctgaattatcattatttcaattatCAACAGTGTTAAGAggtaatggtggtaaaaTTGATAGTAAAGAATCAACCGATTTAATCGATGAAATCTTTAGATCATTACCACAATTGAAACCACCAGgtggtaaatttaataattcatatgAACTATTAAATGATATTCAAGAATCTGTACAATTAATGAAAGATATTTTATCAGTTGGTGAATCATTAAGTGGTGTTTCAAAAACATTAACTTCTGCAAGTAGTGGTGAAATGGCAAAATATCGTGCATTACGTTGtcaaattaatcaattagataaatcttcaaaagattttaaacGTATAACTGATCAAATTAAAGGTGGTACAAAAATTGAAGGTTTaacacaaccacaacaatcaattaaaaaaagtaatggtaatgataataataataataatgaaaattgtatagataataataataataataataatttaataaaaattaaaaatatttttaaaattataagaaaagaagaagataattataattttgaagTTGGTAATTTGAAAACACTTTATCATGGTAGTAATCCATCGAATATATTGGGTATACTAAGTAGAGGTTTATTAACACCAAATGTATCAACATCAATTGGTGCTGGTAGAAGAGATATTGGTTATTTGGGTAGTGGTATTTATTTTGGTGTTAAACCATCCACTTCAATTCAATATTGTAAAGCATCAACAAAAACACTTTCAAAGTATATGTTTATTTGTTCAGTTGCATTAggtcaaattaaaaaatatacaacTCATCAAACTCAATTATCAAAACCACCAAAAGGTTTTGATAGTGTTCAAGGTGTtggttcatcatcatcatcatcatcatcatcatcatcgtcaaaTAATACAGTTAAACAATCTGATtttattgatgatgaaattgtaatttatgattcaaaacaacaaaaaattcaatacctaattgaatttgatgatttaaattcattaacaataccaccaatattaaaatcatcattatcatcaaataatgataaattacttgaaatttcaaaagaatcaGTTAAACCAACTATTGAATCTGAGAAAGTTCCAAATTCACTACCtcaaaaatcattaattgatgatagtaatgatgatgatgataatcaagaaattggtttaatttcaaagaatggtggtggtgataatgCTATACCATTAAAATCTGTTCATGTTAAAGgtaaaattttagatttaattggtgaagttacaatttatcaacattatcaaaataattcaaagaaTATGATTGAAGCAAAGTATGTTTTTCCATTGGATGAAATGGGAGCAGTTTGTGGTTTCGAAGCTTATGTAAATGGTAAACATATAATTGGTGAATGTAAAGAGAAGGAGAAAGCACAAAGAGAGTATCGTGAAGCAGTTGCAGCTGGTCATGGTGCATATTTAATGGATGAGGATAAACCTGATGTTTTCACAGTTTCAGTTGGTAATTTACCACCAAATTGTGATGTTTTAATTAAGATAGTTTATGTTACTGAGCTATCAATCGATGGTTTAGATATTAGTTTTGTATTACCACGTTCAATCACACCAAAGCAAAGATTGCAATCCTCAAGTAGTAATACTCAATCGGTAACATCAACTGTTCAAGTGACAGAATTGGCACAAAAACAATCTGATTTATCCATTTCGGTCGGTATTGAAATGCCTTATaatattgtaaaattaatttcaccaaCTCATGACGTTCGTATAAAACGTACTCATACAAAAGCAAccattgaattaaataatcaagatAATCAATATTTAGATAAGAATTTCCAATTATTGATTGGTTTGGAGGAGCCTTATTCACCAAGAATGTGGGTTGAGGTTGATGAGAAAGGTCATCATGCAAGTATGTTGGCATTTTATCCAAAATTGGATATTGATAATACTATGAAGGATAGCCATACTATGGTtactttattaattgatttatcatcTTCGATGGCTGGTGATGCATTTGAGGATTTATTACGTGCAGTTCGTATCactatttcaaatttacGTGGTATGCAAAAGGTGTTATTCGATGTGGTTTGTTTTGGTGATACCTTTGACTGGCTTTTCGGTATTGGTGTACCACCGACTGAatcaaatttacaaattgcTTGGAGCCATatcaatcatttaaaaacatCCTATGGTGGTACATTATTACATCAACCATTACAATCACTTTATTTGTTGGCAGAGAAAGCTAAACCAACCAATCCACATAATATTTTACTATTCACAGATGGTAATGTAGCCAATGAAGAATTGGTTCAAATGTTGGTTAAAAAAGCATCACCCTATTGTAGAATGTTTGCATTTGGTATTGGTGAGCATTGTAGTAGACATTTCGTAAAGAGTATTTGCCGTTTAGGTGGTGGTTATCCAGAGTTTattcaaacaaataaacGTCCAAATCCAAAGAAAATCATTGATCAACTTCAACGGTTAACTCAACCCGCAATGTCGAATATTTCAGTGAAATTCGATTCAAGTGATACCAATTCCATAGTTCAATCACCTGCTACTATAACTTCAATATTTAAGAAAGAACGTCAAGTTATGTATGCTTTCTCTGGTATTTGTACTCGTGCAACATTGATTTGCCAAGCACCTGGTGGTGGTTTAATCACCAACGTTGTTCATACACCAGAGATTGGTTTCATAAAGGGTAATTTAATTCATCGTTTAGCTGCTCGTTCAATGATTAGAGAATATCAAGATGGTACCTATAGTCAAAATAAACATGAacatgatttaattaaattaaagaaaaagaatgatGTCATCGACCTATCCATTAAATACTCGATTGTAACACCATTCACAAGTTTTGTTGCAGTTGAAAAGAGGGAAAAACATGAAACATTCTCAAAATTACCACCAATTCAATCGATTATCTCTCAAACTATTGTTGATTCTCTACCATACATTGCATGGGAAGATAAATCTCAAGGTATTGATCAAGATCCAAATGATCCAATTCTATTGAATAAACGTGATCAATTATCCAAATTAATTGAACAATATCATTCAAATAGCAAGTTCTCTGATACAATTAATGTATTTCATCAAATTTCAGATACATTTGGTGAATTTTCAatgaaagaattaaatttactttcagatacaattaataatttaatttcaaaaagagttgataaattatcaattaatgatgattcaacaacaacaactactactacaccaacaacaccaagtaaattattaagagagaaaaagaaattaaaagaggATATAATTTATCAAGGTAAAGGTTTATTAAGATTATTAGAATCATCAACAAAtcattcaaataatgaagagGCAATTATTAGTTTAATGAATAATCAATGTACAGTTtataaaagtttattaaattgtgatgataataaatattcaaagaAACAATGGTGTGAAAAGTTTGAATCAACTTTAAAGTCTGCTTTACAACGTTCAGAAAATTCATTATCACCAACCAATCCgattttattacaattatcattattatctgCAAACTATTATAAAGAGAATggtgattttgaaaaatcaattcaaatttcAAAGAATACATTTGACAAAGCAATCTCTGAATTGGATACCTTATCTGAAGATTCTTATAAAGATACAACACTTTTACTTCAATTAATTCGTGATTCTACAACTGAATGTTTACAATTTATTGAAGATGAAcaagaaattaatgaatttaaccTTGATCAAcgtcatcaacatcaacctGAAAATAATGTTGATAATGAACCAAAAGATGAACCACAAATTGAATCAACTATTTCTTCTAAACAATGGTCAATAACTCCTAAAAAACTTGGTATTAAAaaagcaacaacaacttaTAAACCAATTGTTGTTAATCAAATtgtatcaaataataataatactgatATAGATTATGAAGGAGGAGTTAGTGAAAATCAAAGTGAAAGTGGAAGTGATAGTGAATCTGATAGTTTTAGTAATGAAGTAAGTTTAAGAGGaatatcatttgataaatataGATGTGTAACTAGATCTAGATCTCCATCTCCTGAAGGAAATATTCGTTCAAACAATAGTAGTAGAGGTGAAGTAAGTTTAAGAGgaatatcaattgataaatataGATGTGTAACTAGATCTAGATCTCCATCTCCTGAAGGAAATATTCGTTCAAACAATAGTAGTAGAGGTAGAGGAGGATCATCAAGAGGTGGAAGTATAGGATCATCAAGAGGTGGAAGGGGAGGAAATATTGGTACCGCTTTTGGACGTGGtgctccaccaccaccacaaccaccaccaccaccatcaacatCACTTGGACGTGgtgcaccaccaccatcattatttttcCAAGCTTCTCAACCTTATTCCCCAACATCACCATTCTATATCCCAACATCACCATCCTATTCCCCAACATCACCATCCTATTCCCCAACATCACCATCCTATTCCCCAACATCACCATCTTATTCCCCAACATCACCATCTTATTCAACTTCTCCACTATATGCTTCCACTTCGCAATCATATTCTCCAGTATCACCATCATATACTCCAACATCACTACTATATGCACCAACAATACCATCCTATTCTCCAGTATCACCATCTTATGCACCAACAAAACCATCCAAATTACCAGTTTTAACATCATATTccccatcatcaccatcattttcaaaatctaaAGCCAAAGAAGAAAGTACCCTCTCTGAAATAAATTTACCAAGTAAACCAATGGTTGCTGGATATTCCAGAATGAGTACAGTTTCTTTCTCATCAactccaacaccaacaccaacaccaacaccaccaccattgcCAAATGCTCCAAGACCAAGTGTATCCACTAATGTCTTTAGTCCAGCACCACCAGCTCCACAAGTATTTGGAGGAATGATGAGAAGATCTTCGGCTCATATTGGTTATAGTcctgaaaaagaaaatctaCAAGAAGAAAGAAATATTTCAAAGAAATCAGATGGAATGCCAAGGTTTAAACGAACTACtttaccaccacaaccatcatcatctggtccaccaccaccaccaccaccatcatcatcaacttcaaaaaataattcgaTAGAGGCAAACTCTTTGAAAAGTGATGAAGGTTCTCTTTTGAATTCAATAAAACGAGGATATTCATTAAAAGCAGTTccagagaaattaaaagaagaagCCAAAACTATTGATAATCTTTCTgcacaattaataaattctctAAGTCGTAGAAGAGTAGCTATTGATTGTATTGAAAATGACGAAGACGACGACGACGATGATGCTTGGTCAGACGAACCAGTAAAGAAAGGAGGAAGTGGTGGCGGCGGTAGTGGAAGTTCATACTCTTTTGGAGGTGTACCCAATGCTATTACTTCTCTTGTTACAGCTTCTTCTACTCCTGCTTCCTATTTAGCAGCCAAATCTCAACCAAAAGACGAAGAAGAAGAGTGGGGTGATGAAGATATGGGTTTTGATCTTTTTGGTGACTAtccaacatcatcaacaacaacaacaaaagcagcagcaacaacaacagtttCAAAGCCAACATCGTTAcctaaaaaaaaggaatcatatgatgaagatgaagacaTGGGATTTGGTCTTTTtggtgatgaagaagatTATCAATTACAAAGGGTATTGTCTCAATCCTTATATGAATCAAAACAaatacaaccacaacaaccaaaatCAGGACCACaaaaagaacaagaagaGTCTGATGGAGAAGGGGATTGTGGTTTTGGATTATTTGGCGAATACGATGATTATtgtccaccaccaccaaagtcacaaccacaaccacagcTACAATCTCAAAAGCAacaagaaagaaaagaaaaagaacaagaagagtctgatgaagaagaatattgtggttttggtttatttgaCGATAATGAAGATTAcgtatcaccaccaccaaagtatttatcatcatcgtctTCATCGTCATCCTCTTTATCATTGTCAAAAGATGGATCAagatcaaaattatcaaaatccaAAAATGAAGATATCTTTaactcatcatcatcaatcaTTGGAAAAAGTTGGGCATTGGAAACAGAAAAagaggaaaaagaaaaaaagaaaaaatctaaaaaagaagataaatcaaatgatataatgaaacaaaaacaacaacaattatttgaaaaagaaatagttACTTTATATTCAGATTTGTTGATGATTGTAAATTCACCAACAAGTTATGAAACTGTTAAAAAGGTTTCTTTAGCATTGGGTGTCTCAAGAagttctttaattaaattcgATTCAACTCTTGGAGGTCAATTATCTGATAACTTTAGATTCTTTATTTTAGAACTTATCAAGATATTCGTTAAACTCCTCAAACCTTCTACTACAGTTTCATTCGAGGTTATCATTTCAAAATGTAATTCTACAACTGGTGGATCAGTTTTGAAATCTTTTGGTATTAAAGATGATGTTATCACTGGTATTGTAAAACTTTCCAAGAAATctcatttatttaaataa
- the tsg101 gene encoding tumor susceptibility gene 101 protein — MYGHHGYPMHAHQQQMVNPTLAIVDNKMHTLSTFLNYIRAYRDPLRISKDLKETFHLFPNLSPFYENIPNRVNLICIKGTIPICFKGINYYLPIIVWVPLNYPQEFPTMVLDPTPEMRIVKNHHHVNLQGLVYHPYISSWSSNSTMETRVSQQQQPQPPQNNISPPPYGSSPTNNNVAAQQQQPPPPYGSSPSTSNSSSYTQPPPSYDSIKNKTNNTSSLPPPKQPQTSPPPPPTQQQQQQQNNNIIPPPQQPSPPPAYTEPTAAKQQQQQTSPSVKPLPPLPPQPVIDKKSEMVDQCTIKLQELLSKFYDTTSLEIKDFEAHNKSLEELSKKKLLEKEELSNQLATYNSQIDQLNENIEQLEKWINENDKSDSNIDIDQILGPKDSLSKQLLKLVSDDSTIEDLLYYLDKALHSNRISLEEYLKNVRSLSRDQFIIRATVKKVQFIIRQNQQQLQQQQQQQNSPQRQQYNQQQYFSK, encoded by the exons ATGTATGGTCATCATGGATACCCAATGCATgcacatcaacaacaaatggtTAATCCAACTTTAGCCATAGTGGATAATAAAATGCATACTCTATCAACTTTTCTTAATTATATTAGAGCTTATAGAGATCCACTAAGAATAagtaaagatttaaaagaaacATTTCATTTATTCCCAAATTTATCACCGTTTTATGAAAATATACCaa ataGAGTTAATTTAATATGTATAAAAGGTACAATtccaatttgttttaaaggtattaattattatttaccaaTTATAGTTTGGGTACCATTAAACTATCCACAAGAATTCCCAACAATGGTTTTAGATCCAACACCAGAGATGAGGATTGTAAAAAATCATCACCATGTAAATTTACAGGGATTAGTTTATCATCCATATATATCAAGTTGGAGTTCCAATTCAACGATGG AGACAAGAgtatcacaacaacaacaaccacaaccaccacaaaataatatatcacCACCACCTTATGGTTCATCaccaaccaataataatgtggcagcacaacaacaacaaccaccaccaccatatGGTTCATCACCAAGTACTTCAAATTCCTCATCATAtacacaaccaccaccatcgtacgattcaattaaaaataaaactaataatacaTCATCTTTACCCCCACCAAAACAACCACAAACATCACCACCCCCACCACcaactcaacaacaacaacaacaacaaaataataatataataccaccaccacaacaaccatcaccaccaccagcaTATACAGAACCAACAGCAGCaaaacagcaacaacaacaaacatcACCATCAGTTAAACCATTACCACCtttaccaccacaaccagttattgataaaaaaagtgaaatgGTTGATCAATGTACAATTAAATTGCAAGAATTATTATCGAAATTTTATGACACTACATCATTAGAGATTAAGGATTTCGAAGCTCATAACAAATCATTGGAAGAGTtatcaaagaaaaaattacttGAGAAGGAGGAGTTATCGAATCAATTGGCAACTTACAATAGTCAAATCGATCAATTGAATGAAAACATTGAACAATTGGAGAAATGGATAAAcgaaaatgataaatcagATTCAAATATTGATATCGATCAAATATTGGGTCCTAAAGATTCACTCTCAAAACAATTGTTAAAATTGGTCTCTGATGATTCAACCATCGAAGATTTACTCTACTACTTAGATAAAGCATTACATTCAAATAGAATATCTTTGGAAGAATACCTTAAAAATGTTAGATCACTAAGTAGAGATCAATTCATTATTAGAGCAACAGTTAAAAAAgttcaatttataattagacaaaatcaacaacaactacaacaacaacaacaacaacaaaattcaCCACAACGTCAACAAtacaatcaacaacaatatttttctaaataa
- the cycK gene encoding hypothetical protein, producing MNYKSNSHWFFSKEQVLKHYSLGIELKLEVAYRRASAAFIQDVGIKLKMPQLTIATAISYFHRFFIRHQLKDHDRFVCINIDSPVVATACLFLAGKVEETPRKLDDVIKVSYMIKNKKKDGDKMVAISQQEHNNLKNKILQNEHLILTTIAFELAVEHPYKYLLEYMKSIQGSKNLCQVAWNFVNDSLRTSLCLHYPPDLISYASIYLATRFLNYQLITENKKEWWEMLGIKFEVLEDISKQILDLYEANPLQQTATIPSSSSSTPTSTSTTTSTSSPSPNPSQPQPLPPQQNENSNNSNNSNNNTTTTSTSTSSNTITTTSTSSSANEKQPSLNESGDINKTPNKSLSATTANSISHHISPTSSKPSNRNSDHRYSPYKSTHHSNSNKRSLSRSPSPNRASVSN from the exons ATgaattataaatcaaattccCATTGgtttttttcaaaagaaCAAGTATTAAAACATTACTCACTTGGTATTGAACTTAAATTAGAGGTTGCATATCGAAGAGCATCAGCAGCATTTATACAAGATGTTGgaataaagttaaaaat GCCACAACTTACAATTGCAACAGCAATATCATATTTTCATAGATTCTTTATTCGTCACCAATTAAAGGATCATGATAGATTTGTAtgtattaatattgattcccct gttgTAGCAACAGcatgtttatttttagcaGGTAAAGTCGAAGAAACTCCAAGAAAATTAGATGATGTTATAAAGGTTTCATATAtgataaagaataaaaagaaagatgGTGATAAAATGGTTGCAATCTCACAACAAGaacataataatttaaagaataagATTTTACAAAACGAACATTTAATCTTAACAACAATAGCCTTTGAATTGGCTGTTGAACACCCttacaaatatttattagaATATATGAAATCAATACAAGGTAGCAAAAATCTTTGTCAAGTCGCTTGGAATTTTGTAAATGATAG TTTAAGAACAAGTCTTTGTCTGCATTATCCTCCAGATTTAATATCATATGCATCAATTTATTTAGCAActagatttttaaattatcaattaataactgaaaataaaaaagagtgGTGGGAAATGTTgggaattaaatttgaagttTTAGAGGATATTAGTAAACAGATTTTAGATCTTTATGAAGCAAATCCTTTACAACAAACTGCAACAATaccatcttcttcttcttcaactCCTACTTCAACTTCTACAACTACTTCAacttcatcaccatcaccaaatcCATctcaaccacaaccactaccaccacaacaaaatgaaaatagtaataatagtaacaacagcaacaataatacaacaaccacatcaacatcaacatcttcaaacacaataacaacaacatcaacatcatcatcagcaaatgaaaaacaaccatcattaaatgaatctggtgatattaataaaacaccaaataaatcattatcagCTACAACCGCAAATAGCATTTCACATCATATCTCACCGACATCTTCAAAACCTTCAAATAGGAATAGCGATCACCGTTATTCTCCATATAAATCAACTCATCatagtaatagtaacaaACGATCATTATCAagatcaccatcaccaaataGAGCCTCTGtatcaaattaa